ACTCCACGTTCGTGTTCGCAGGATCGTCGGACCCCTCGGGCCTCGACCCCGCGTTCGCCAACGACGGCGAGTCGTTCCGCATCTCGCGCAACATCTTCGAGGGCCTCATCGGCGTCGAGCCCGGCACGGCAGAGGCGGCTCCGCTGCTCGCCGAGACCTGGGAGACCACCGAGGACGGCCTGTCGACGACCTTCAACCTGAAGGCCGACGTCACGTTCCACGATGGCACCGAGTTCAACGCGGAGGCCGTCTGCACGAACTTCGAGCGCTGGTACAACTGGACCGGGATCGCCGCGACCGAGAGCCTGTCGTACTACTACGGCTCGCTCTTCGGCGGCTTCGCCGGCGACGAGAACGCGCTCTACGAGTCGTGCTCCGCCGACGACGAGCTGACCGCGACCATCAACCTGACCCGCCCGTTCTCGGGCTTCATCGCCTCGCTCTCGCTGCCGTCGTTCGCGATGCAGAGCCCGGCCGCGATGGAGGAGTTCGGTGCGGATGACGTCGGCGGCTCCGAGGAGGCACCGGAGTACAGCGAGTACGCCGAGGCGCACCCGACCGGCACCGGTCCGTTCACGTTCGAATCCTGGAACCCGGGCAGCGAAGTGGTGCTGCAGGCCTACCCCGACTACTGGGGCGAGCAGGGCCAGGTGCAGGAGGTCGTCTTCCGCGTCATCGACGACCCGACCGCACGCCGTCAGGCGCTCGAGGCCGGCGAGATCGACGGCTACGACCTCGTCGCTCCCGCCGACACCGCCGCCCTCGACGAGGCCGGCTTCAACGTCATGCAGCGCGACCCGTTCACGGTGCTCTACCTCGGCTTCAACCAGACCGTCGAAGAGCTGCAGGACCCGCTCGTGCGCGAGGCCATCGCCCACGCGATCGACCGCGATGCGCTCGTGACCCAGGTGCTGCCCGAGGGCACGGAGGCGGCGACGCAGTTCATCCCGCCGGTCGTGAACGGCTACAACGAAGACGTCACGACCTACGACTACGACCCCGAGCGTGCGCAGGAGCTGCTGGCCGAGGCCGGCTACGAGGACGGCCTCGAGCTGACCTTCAACTACCCGGTGAACATCTCGCGGCCGTACATGCCGAACCCGGAGGAGATCTTCGTGGCCCTCTCGGGTCAGCTGGAGCAGGTCGGCATCACGGTCAACCCCGTGGCAGACGAGTGGGTCGACTACCTCGACCGCATTCAGGGCACCGCCGACCACGGCATCCACCTGCTCGGCTGGACCGGCGACTACAACGACACCGACAACTTCGTCGGCGTCTTCTTCGGTGCGCAGGGCAACGAGTGGGGCTTCGACAACCAGGAGCTGTTCGACGCGCTCGGCGAGGCGCGGCAGATCCCGGATCCGGAGGAGGCCGCTGTGGCCTACCAGGCGATCAACGAGCAGATCGCACAGTTCCAGCCCGGTGTGCCGCTCGCACACCCGGCGCCGTCGCTGGCGTTCAGCCCGCGCGTGACGAACTACCCGGCGAGCCCCGTCAACGACGAGGTGTACAACCTGATCGAGCTGAGCGAGTAGTCTCGATCGGTCATCCGGATGCCGTGGGGCGGGTTCGTCCCACGGCATCCGGCACGACCGGCCGGTGCTTGCATCATGAGCGCCGACCGGTCGATCTGAGCCCGCCCCCGACGGAGAGACCACGTGCTTCGAACCATCGGCAGACGCCTGCTGCTGCTGATCCCCACCCTGTTCGGTCTGACCGTGCTGCTGTTCTTCTGGGTGCGGGCGCTGCCGG
The window above is part of the Agrococcus sp. ARC_14 genome. Proteins encoded here:
- a CDS encoding ABC transporter substrate-binding protein → MTLVLTGCVQSQRDDEGGDSAAPSDVNSTFVFAGSSDPSGLDPAFANDGESFRISRNIFEGLIGVEPGTAEAAPLLAETWETTEDGLSTTFNLKADVTFHDGTEFNAEAVCTNFERWYNWTGIAATESLSYYYGSLFGGFAGDENALYESCSADDELTATINLTRPFSGFIASLSLPSFAMQSPAAMEEFGADDVGGSEEAPEYSEYAEAHPTGTGPFTFESWNPGSEVVLQAYPDYWGEQGQVQEVVFRVIDDPTARRQALEAGEIDGYDLVAPADTAALDEAGFNVMQRDPFTVLYLGFNQTVEELQDPLVREAIAHAIDRDALVTQVLPEGTEAATQFIPPVVNGYNEDVTTYDYDPERAQELLAEAGYEDGLELTFNYPVNISRPYMPNPEEIFVALSGQLEQVGITVNPVADEWVDYLDRIQGTADHGIHLLGWTGDYNDTDNFVGVFFGAQGNEWGFDNQELFDALGEARQIPDPEEAAVAYQAINEQIAQFQPGVPLAHPAPSLAFSPRVTNYPASPVNDEVYNLIELSE